A segment of the Lolium perenne isolate Kyuss_39 chromosome 3, Kyuss_2.0, whole genome shotgun sequence genome:
gtctttgccgtgcgtgctgcTTGCTCTGCACGGCAAAGATATCTTTGCCGTGCAGCGGCTCACGGCAATGATTGCCTGCACGGCAACGGCAATTTTTCCTGTAGTGGTTGCTTCGAGTTGTTCGACTGATGGACCTCCTTAACGCTAAACGACTTCTGATTTCTTGCCTCAATTGATTCCATCTAAATTATTATTGGAGCAGTCGAGGACCGCCGCTAGCTCTGCTCCGCATGACCTCCCTAGAACCTCTCCATCTCCATGCATGCTCACGCTCTATCTTGATAGATCAGACGCCAACTCTCTCGATTCGTACATGTTTTACTGATTGAGGACTGTTTCGATGATGCTCATGCCAACGAAGGCAACAACGACAAGAACAGCTAGGGCAGCAGCGTGCAAATGAAGTCATGCTCATGCATCAGGGACCCATCGTCACCTTCATCCTCAGCGCGCTTTCTTGTTGACATCGCAACGAGCCTCCTCTTCGCCACCTCCCTTGTCGCTGCTGTCCTGGCTACCGTAGTTTTCATCGACTACCGCCTCGCCTGGAGAGCACCCATCTGGGCGGACTACAACGGCGCCTCCACGGTTCTCAAGGCAACCATCACCTCCTATGCTTAGACGGCGCCGAGCCCTGGCTCGCTGCGCGGGATGACACATCGTATACCCTTTCAACGAGTACAAGGGTACACCGTATACCGTTTCAACGAGTACAAGGGTACAATCGATATGGATCTTCTGGGGCTAACCTAGCCTGACCCGCTAGCGCTGGCGGAAGGAGCACGTGCATAAGCGAAAACTCTAGAAAAAGGCCGACCTCTGAGAAGGGAAGAGACTTTCTCCGCGCGCGACACGTGGTTGAACGTGGGGCACGGAATTTGCCGGTGGACTTCCTCCGCGCTCGACACGTGTTGCTTTCTGGTGATTTTGCGAACCGTCCACTTCTCGTAACGGGTCCGCTTCTCACTTAACGGGTTTACAGGGACCCATTTCGCGTCTGCCTTTATCTCCGTTTTTTCCCTTATTCTTCTTCTGTCGTCTGGGCTGGTCGTGGGTTCTGGTTCCTTCGGCTGGTCATCTCGTCGGCGGCGCTGCTATTTTCCCTTCTCCTCCGTTGCTGTCGAGAACCTCTCGCAACTCATCGTCGGCGGACGTTTTTCCTGCTCCAGTGGTAAGCGCTGTCGCGTTTTTCTGCCTGCTTAGGGTTTCTAAGATCTTGGTTTTTCCCTTTGATTCGATTAGATCGAATCAGTATTTTCCCTTTGTATTTCCGGGCTGTGAGTTTTCTGGGGAATTAATGGGAGGGAGGTAGCACTTTCAAATGGAAAATATGCGAAAGGCGGATGCAGATGCGTTTTCTCTCAGTAAAGTCGTTCTTTTTTCATCGATTTCTTCCGCCTCTTCTTGGTTATACACTTTCTGAGTAACACTAGTTAGGGTTTGCCTTTGTCGGAGTAGCCGTATAATTCCACATTTCGTGGTTACATGCATCTGGATGAGCTGCTGAGTTTCACTATTTAGGGTTTCTTGGTCTTTTTTCTTGACGATTTACCCGCTCTGGATGAGCCGCTGAGTTTCCCGTGTCGTGTTGACATGCAGATTCGATGACTCTGGTGGTTCTTGTGGTTTCTATCTGTGTATTTTGTTGTACTGTTTGGTCTAGTTTTATCACACATCGTACCTGAACTATTTCTAGGGTTTGTCCAGTGGTTGTTCATAAGATGGTTTTGTACTTCTGTATGTCCACCCGTTTCTGTCTGGTACTTGCTGTCCTTTGTGTCTTGTACTTGTTCGTGTTTGACCTTGGTACTCGTGTGACAATTTGTTCTGTACTTGCGTAGCTTAGTCTATCGTACTTGTGCAcgtatatctcttgtacttgtgcacctatatctcttgtacttgtgcacctatatctcttgtacttgtgcacgtatatctcttgtacttgtgcacctatatctcttgtacttgtgcacctatatctcttgtacttgtgcacgtatatctcttgtacttgtgcacctatatctcttgtacttgtgcacctatatctcttgtacttgtgcacctattTGTTgtagagtttagcggcagcaaaggtgCTGCTCTGTTACACGTCTTCGCCAGTGCATGCGTGTAAATTATGTTGCTTTcttttggtttgtttggttgtcgATGTATTTGCGCCAAAGGCGCGTATCGTTTTAGACGTGTAGTGAAGATATGCAATTGCGACGACAAAGGTGGTTTCTGTTGTAATCTTTTTTTGTTGTCCTGTTTTTTCTAGTTTCGAAAGTGATAAGCTGCACACATTGTACCTGAACTAATTTTAGTGTTCTCCAGTGCTTGTTCAGGTTGGAAAAGATGGCAGATCCAGGTTTTCACTCTCGTGCTGATATTCCTGACCATCTTCGTGAAGCAGTCGATCTTCACATCTCAGATATGTTTCCTGGTGAAATGCATAATGATGTAAGGTTTTTTATTATGTCTTTTGATTTTTAATTATTGTGTTATTGTAAATTGCATTCTTAATTGTGTTTTTTATTTACAGTTACGTTCTAAGCTGAAAGAAATGTGGAAGACTATCTTCATTTCGTCGATGATAAGAACGGGACGTGGTCTTGCTGATCAGATGCGTGATATGGTTTCTCTTTTGTCAATTGAGTTGAAGAAGCAGCCATGTGCTTGCAAGAGAAAGGAGCCTGAAACTGAAAATGTTGTTGGAGGTAGTTCTGTGGCACAGAAGGGTGATGGCAATGCAGACACTGATTCTGATTATTGTCTTGAGGATTGTTGTCTTGAGCGTTCGGGGCCATGTACATGCAAGGGAAAGGAGCCTGAAACTGAAAATGTTGTTGGAGGTAGTTCTGTGGCTCAGGAGTATGATTCCTATGCAGACGGCGATTCTGATGATTGTCTTGAGCTTAAGGAGCTATCTGGGGAAGAGGAAGTCCCTGTAACTGCTTtgcatagaatgttgtttgctgatgtaCTTGAGGCTCCTAGGAATTACATTGAAGGGTAACCATTGGAATTCAATTTTCCATCTATTTTTCATCTATTTTTGTATATACGGATGTTTATTCTTGTTGTTTTTAACAATTGCAGTTCCGAGAAAATACTTGAAGTTGGTGGTAAGTCTGTCAGCTGGCATAGTTTCTACCTTGCTATGAAGGGTGGTGGTTTCATGGATCCTTCTGTTATGGATGTTTTTCTTAAGTGCGTTGATGATGGTCTTGATTTCTTATTTATTCCGAGCTCTTTGGCGGTACGTCATGTGTATATGTTTTAGATTTATTTACTTTTTAACTAAATGTTTTTAGCATTTAGTTTTTTAAACATCTTCTTGttgttttttccagcatattcttGATTTGGATGAAGCTGACCCTATTCATCTTGCTGCAAGCTTTGCTGAACATGATCTGAAGTACTATAGTTTGGATAGGGAAGAGGCATGTTTGTCATGTTTTGTTTGGCGCTTATATTTTTTCTACTACAAGTATCGTGGATGCTTTCTTATTTCTCGTGTGATTGTTTAATTTCAAACAGGTCTACATTACTTGTTGCGATTACAGCCATTGGTGGGTTATCTTTGTCGACTTCCATTTCAGGAAATTTAGAGTGTCTAGCTCGCTGGAGTTGACTGAAGCTCAGATGGCTTCTACTCAAAGAATTGTATGGTTTTCATTGTAATCTAGCTAATTAAATAATTATTTACACATGACAACAATAACTTTTATTTTTTATTCTTTCAGTGCAAATCATTTAAGAAACTTTACAGTTATCTTCATGGTGTCGAGAGATTAAATATCTCATCGTTCAAGATAAAAGTTTGCGGCACCCCTTCTTGTTCAGAGTAATCATCTTTCCTTAATGTGAactatgattttattttgtttactGTGTTTGGATTTAATTGTTTCTTTCTTTTTGACCATTAGGACAAGCGCGAGGCGTGACTGTGGTATCTATGCAATGAGGTTTATTTGGATATTCAAGGCTAATTTTTACCCAGATGTATTCAAGGTAGGTAATGTGTTGTGTACATAGTTTTATTCAATAGTATTTAAGGCAGTTTTTTAGTACTTGTTCGCTGTATAAATAGTACATGTCAATGGTTGTTTTTAGTACTTGTGCATCTTTTTGTTTAGTCGTTGTGTACTTTTTCGTTTGGAGCTTGTGCATTCTTGTTGAAGATCATTAACCATTGTGTTGTTTCGTGTTTTTCAGGCTGACATCGAAAGTTTTCGACAGTTCTTCGCCGGAATGATGCTCACTTATGATTCTCCTGATTATTTGGCAAGTTTCGTTCGCGAACAGATTGAAGAATTCGAAAGTAAGAACTGTTTTACAATGGTTATCCTTTTTTCGTCCAGTGAAGTCAATGAAGTGAACTTGATTGTACAAAATAAGGAAATGAAGTACATAATAACATTACATATTCATTCCATTGTCTGTATCATATATTCTAAATATTCATGTGGCTTCCTCCTTGAGTGATTCCTACTTTTGTTGCTCTCCTTTTGATATCCTTTGTTCATCGTCGACGTCTGCAAATAAATATATTTTAAATTTATGTTAATTTGTAGGAAAAAGCAGATTATTTGCATCAGTAGGTTTTTATCACTGACAAAGAAACTTCATGGGCACACTTACCTTGTTAATGTGTTTTTTGTACCAAATACTAGATATTCCATGTCGCATCTTATTCTTCCGTTGTGGTAGTACATACCGTAAGTGTTTCCTGGTTGTGTTGTTCTCTCTGTTGTGTTACTATCGTTATTTGTGTGTCTCGTTGCTTGATTGATTCTGTGCTGTATTGCTTGTATATCTTTCCGTGATGCTGCTGCTTCGCTGCCGCTTGTGTCTTGTCGTCGTGCTGCCTCTGCTGCAATTTTTGCTTTCAGTTCTCCACATCCTGTTTTGTTGTGACCTGATTTCTTGCAGTATCCGCATTTTATTTGTCTAGTTTTCTGTCTTTTTTCTGAACCTGGCATCATTCTGTCCCCTCTTTTTGTTCCTCTTCTGTCGGACATTGGTGGGTCACGCAATGTTTCGTtgctacctgtttcttcgtcgtGAAGTTTTTTAGCTCCTTCATCTTCTCTTATTGCTGCCAGCACTTTTGTTTCCATATCACGCATAGCGAATCATGACATTGTATGCTTTGTCATTTGGGCACGCTTTGTTGCAAAGTTCTGCCATATGGCTCATCACACCGGCAAACTTTAGTGTTTCGTCTCCGCAAGAAGCATCTGCGACATTTCCTAATGTTGCGAGTTCCATGTCTATGTCTTTTCTCCATCTTTTAATCACAAAACTCTCTGGCAAATCATTGATCTCCATGTGAACCATTGCTTTTATTACATGGCAGCAATGTATACCATCCCTCTGCATCTTTTTGCAGGAACACATGAAGTTTTTTTTTCATCGTCAAATGTGACGTCAAACAACTCCCTTTTGAATTCCATGTGGTTGTAGAATTTCACTATTCTTTTCAGCCGCAGGTGGCGACCAGGTTCAAGTGATCCATCTACCTTGAATGCCGTGTTGTTTGTGATCTCAAtctggaacttctcgaatatgtcaTTTGTGAATTGTTCAAGAGCTTGCTTCTCAAACGGATGTCTTGTTACTAATTTTGCTGTTTTCAGTGTTGATGTGAGCTTCTTCTTGTCCAGGGCAGATAAGCACTTGTCTTGTATGACCTCATATTGTTCAAGGAACATTGTTATCGTGTCTGTGTGCTGGCTATAGCATTTCCACATGTTATTTGTGCTCTCGCTCCTTCCTGTGCTTGATGAGAATGGGAAAAATTTATCCATGAAGTATGCTGGTACCCACCTGTGTCTTATCCTGAATAACTTGCTTAGGTGTTCTTCTCCGCTAGCATTGTAATCCTCTATCACTTTATTCCATCCCATTTCGAACTCAGCTGGTGTGAATGCGTTCTTTGCAATGTACATTAGCATTTCCGACAGTCCTGTGTTTTttgcaaagaaggtgctctcttTCTGGCTCATCTTGGTCACGATGTGGTAGTAGCAGTTCCTGTGTGTTGTGGACTTTAGAACTgtttttattgctttcttcattgCCTTGTCCTGGTCTGTTATTATTGTCTTTGGTTCTTTTCCACCCATGGCCTGAACAAATGTTTCCAGTACCCATATAAATGTATCTGTTGTTTGATCCTTTAGCAGAGCAACGGCAAACAGTACTGTGGAGCCGTGATTGTTCACCCCAACTATAGGAACAAATGGTAAGCCATACTTATTTGTGCTGAAAGTTGTGTCGAAAGATATGTAGTCACCGAACAGCTTGTAGTTCATTACGCACATTGCGTCCATCCAAAACAGGCTCCGAACTCTTTTTTCGCTGTCTATTTCCATGGCATGATAGAAACCAGGTACTGTTTTCTGGAGTGTCTTGAAGCGTTCCTGCACTTCTGGATGTCATGGTCCTTCTCTATTTGTTGTTGTTGACTCTTTATGTTGCTTAGATCAACAGCATCGAAGGGTATTCCACGGAATTTCCCTCTGATCGACCGGAAGATTAACATCATCTTCCTTGGTGGCAGACGTCCCATCTGTAGTAGATGAATTAATCTCCTGTCGAGATCAGTCATCCTTTTGTGACAGTGTGCAAACCTAATGAGATAGTCTGTTGGTTCCAAATGGGTGGTTGTGTTCTAAGTGAACCTTCTTGATGTACCAGTATCCATCAAATTGTTTTACAATTATCAGTGCTTTACAGCCAGTCTTCAGTAGTATGTTTGTTCTCCTGTGCGACGATGGTTCGGCATCTGTGTTTGTGCATCCTTCCTTGTTACATGCAAACGTTTGCATGTAAATTTCTCCGTTTTTTCCTGATCTCTTGCTGCTAAACTTCTTCACTGCAAATCCTTCCTTTCTTGCATACAGAGCGTATCTGTAGAATGCATCGTCTCTTGTTTTGAAACGGGCACCTTCCTTTGGTGTAGCTGCACTGATAATCTCTTCAACTGCTGGGTAGTCATCTGTGCTGAACATCTTGTCCATTTCCTCTTCCATCTTTGTTGGAGGATGTGGATTTATTTCTGGATCATCATCCTTCAGTTcttcttttgtttcttgtttgGTAGCTTGTTCCTCCGAGGGCGAGTTTGATTCTCCTGTGCTGTGTTTCTGCGATGATGAATAAGCTTCTTTTTGATTTGTTTCCTTTGAGGCACTTGTTTCTTCGTCTGTACTTCCCATTTCTCTGTATTCCTGAATTCATAACATTCATATTGTTCATCAGTTTTTGTAAGATGGTGTTCCAGATGTTTAGATATTTTAATGTTTATTTCCACATATAACAAAGTGTGTACtgtttttgaaatcaaaagtacgTACCTGCTGATCGATGATTTTGTTTCCCGATGTTTCTGTACATGTGTATGCTTCATATGTTTCCTGTAAATTAAAGGTATACAAATTTTTTTAATGCATTATTTTAAATGTAATTTGTAATTATAAATACATACATGTAGTTACTACCTTTGCATTGCTTGTTGTGCTATCACTGGAGTTGGTGTTGGCCGTGGCAAACTTCATTTCCTGCAAATAAGTAAACCAAGTAAACTTTGTGTTAGATTCCTGGTTTACTGATGTTTCTCCATAATGCATAATCATCATTTATCTTGTATAAATTCTTGAATTGTACCTTGATAATTTTTTCTGGTATTGGTTGCTTGTGTGTTTTCCTGTCATTCTGTTTGTCTGGTATACCATAGCTGCTGCTTGGTCTTGTATGTTGTTTCATTCTTGCCTGGTTGCTGTAGACCTCCTGTAAATTGGATATAAATTATTTTTGTCAGGCTATTTTTTAATCACAGATACTTTTCTGGTCATTGCGAGAATTGTTGATTAACTGTAATCTACATGCCTTCTTGATGTCTTCTTTGTTTTGTTGAGATTGTTGTTGGGAGGTGTCGGGCTTGTCTACTAGCTTGATTTGTGTGTGGTTGTTGTCGTTGTTGTCGTCAGACATATCATCGTCGTCGATTTCTTTGAATAAACCCTGAGAAATGGATAAATAATTGTCAGTATTTATCCTAAAAATGTTTTTGATTTTGTACTTTGCTTGTGTAATATTTGTTACTTACCTCATAACTTGATGATTTTCTTTGCATGTATTTTTCCGCTGGTGCAGCTGAGCTGCTCTGGCTGCTTGTTGCTGACACATAATTATGCTTTCCTGTTTCTTCGTGATGCTTTTGTCTCAAATTGGTGCCATTGGCATCCTGTAAGAAGATTGACAGTCAATAATATTACCATCTCAGAAAAATAATCAATTTTAAGTATATTCGTTAAATTGATTCAATAAAATCTAGTAGTGAATTTTTGGTGCCATGTCTAGTAATTAATTTTACCAACCTTCGTTGTGAACTTTTGCGATTGATTTGATTTGATGTTGCTTGGAAGCAGGGAAGGATGCTCTCTTGAACAAGCGTAGGAGGGCGCATACTGATTGATTTTCTCAGAGGTTAGCAATTTTTTTTCCTTCATCTCTCTATCCAATTCCATTGTCGAGCTGTTTATGTAAGATTCTTAATTCTTTACTTATATTATAGATCGTTTAAGGTGAGCACAATCGCACTCAGATCGTGACTCAGCTTGTTTaagtttattttgttgcattttcTCCCTTTTATTCCTCCACATGTGTATTCTTGCCTGAAAAAAATTGAATATAAATTATTTTGTACATGCATGTCAAAAACAAAAGAAATATAGTTTATGTTGTGTACATTTTAAATAAAGATATATGATAACATTACAAAATAAACCACAATAAAGTTATATTATAGGCATAGTACTAGTACTTGTGTACCTGTCGACATGAGGAAGCTGTTATTGCCTGGAACTGTTTCTAATGCTTCTTAATACTATGGGTTAGTACTCTTTGAACAACATAGGCATCCTAATACTGTTGCTTTTGTTTGACAGCATGGAAATTGTTTTTCCTTGCAAATGTTACTAGTACTTCTTGATATGAATAGTTAGTTTTTCCTGATCATTGTAAGCACGAGACTGGTAGTTCTGTACTTGCTACACTCGTTAGTCTGTTTTCTCCATGCAGTGTTACTAGTATTTGTTAGTATGGTGATTTAGTACTTCCCGACACCACAAAGTTTAGCACTATATCATAACGGGAAGGTGCTTGTAAGTAGAGTAGATTTCGGTAAGTTTTACCATTTTTGCAACTTTTGCCATCTGTTCTGCGGTTAGTGGTATCTTGACTCCAGGAGGCAGCTTGTTCAACCACAATATTGGTTGTTCTTCATCCTTGTTCTGTTGTGCCCATGTTTCATCCATCTTCTCTGATGTCTCTCTTTTTTTCTTCTCCAGCTCTGCACGAGTATGAAGTGTTCAAGTCCATGAGTATGAAGAGCAAGCGTGGAAGGTTGAGAAGTTAGACTGCTACTTTTGAAAAGTATTCAGAAGCAAATGTGCAAGTTTGAATTTACGATTACTTTTGATGAGTACCTAGTGTTTGAACTTATTTAGTGCCACCTGTTTGAGTGGTTAGTCTGTGACTCTTTAGATTCCAAAACCAATGAAAAAGAAACCTGGTGAATTTTACCTATGTGGATATTCCTATCGGATGTACTGTGCACGTTGCCTAATTCTCTCATCCCTTGTTTGTTCCTTTGCGTTGATGTTGTCCTGCACGTTCAAATTTTGAATCGTTGGAAAAAAAAAGTTAGATGGAAAATTGCGATTGACCGAAATACATGTTAGTCGTGGATGGGGTTCCAGATGTCGAACGAGAAGAATCGGGGTACGGTATACAACGTTACAAATCTTTGAATCTGGAATTTAGATGTTTACCTTGAGTTCGTGGTCGTTCGTCTTCCTTCGTCTTCCTTGGTGGCTCCGTCGTTCCTCTCGTCTGGATCTTGATTTGAATTTTGAATCTGTTGATGAGAGAGAAAGGGATGGAAAGCGTGATCCTGTTGTCCACCAGAAGTGGAGGATTTGTTAAGATATCTATCTCCGATATATTTCTTCACCTGTATTTGTGGGCCAGCACATGTAATTAAAATGGGAGTTGATGTTTcagtatgacatgtgggtcctcgTTTTTCTTATGATTCCTTTTCTgcgtggatgacatgtgggactgtGGATGGGATGATTGGTTCTATTTCTCTTTCCCAATTTTTCTTCTGTGGCATTCCCGTAATTTTTTTCGTCATTCATTGATCCCGTGAGCCATCTTCTTCCTCCCTCTTGGCCTCTTCGTACGTTTGCGCCCCCCATCTCAGATCTGTTTTCCGAAACCTCTCGTCTGGAATGCTTCCTAATCCTATTTATCGTTTGATTTCTTTCTTCGATTGTTGAATGTAGGCGGCGGGTTCTCAATAAAGAGCCCCGTGGATTTTTTCGGCTGGTTTTGTGAGTTCTCGTTGTTTTCTCGTAGCCTGCGTTGTTCAATGGATGACGAAGCTGCTGTACCTCGTGATGGTGAAGATGAGGTCACCCCTCGATTATCTGATACGCAGTCTTTTTCCGTTGATGGTACTGAGATGGTGACTCAGGAATTCATGGTGCGTGACCAGCTTGAGCAGGAAAGGATCAGGATGGAGAAGAAAGTATCTGCTAATACTGAAAAAATTGAGCTGCACAGATTGAGAAAATCTTGGTTAGTTTAGATTGTTTGTTATTCCTAAATATGTTTGTTCATGCTTGTGGTTTATTTTCATGTCATGATCATGTGTTTATGTGTTATTGTTTTCTGTTTTCCAGTTCTGGATCTATGCCTAATGGTTCATCAGAATTTAGTACAAAACTTAGCCTTCCAAAGTTCATTTCTGTTTGCAAGTCCCTTAGCCCCAAACAAAGGGGTTATGTTGCTGATATAGGTCAAGAATCTCTCCTTGATATTCGTCTTGAAGAGATACCAAGGGCTTTTGTTGCTTGGATTGTCAGCAACTATGTTGCTTCAAAAAGGATGTTTGTGTTCAAGAATGGCTTTGactttgctttcaatgcactgtgTGTCCATAAGGTATTAGGCACACCAATTGGAGGACGGCGCATCCCTATCAAGTGCAGTGAGCAATTCAGGGATGTTGTTAGGAATCGTTCATGCTGTGAAGGCAGTACCCCAACTATAAATGAGCTAATGAATATGCTGTCTTCTGACTTGGAAGAGGAAGATTTCAAGATATATTGGATGATGTTCTATATTACTGCATTTCTATGTCCAACGACATATGAGTGTGTCAGTCCTGACTACCTTTCAGCACTTGAGGGTCCTTCTGAGGAAATCCGCACGTATGACTGGTCTACAGCAGTGTTTCAGAAACTTTCAGTTTCCATGAAAACGTTCGTTGATTGTAGTCTGTGGTGCCCTCGTGGTTGCTTGGTAGTTCCTCCGGTTAGTAACTTCTTTAGTTTCTCAACAAATTTCTTGTTGTCATGTTATTGATTAATTCTATCTGAGtgcctgattttttttttttgctttgttgtTCTTTGTAGATGACTTACTTAGAATATCTTGATATAAAAGTCAAAGAGCTTGCTAGTGTTGTTCCAAGAATTAGCGTATGGGATTCAGTTACAGTTAGTGAATTTGAAAAACTTGACTTGGTTTCTGCGGAGGATGGAACCTATGGCGAAATACCGGTTAGTGTATTTTATTATCTGATGATGAGCAATGCATGTTTTAAAATTTTATGTTTATGTGTTGTCCCAAAActgtgttttttatttttctatgtgTGTGTTATAATTAGCTGAAGGATGTGAGACGTACTCCGTTTCATCAGAGTGGGTCTTCCACTTTCTGTATTGGAGATCTGCATCCCGGTCTCGAGACTTTTCTTTGCTCCTTTGTGAAGCCTGCGATGCGTCCGTTGGTACGTTTATTGTGATGTTCTGTTTTAATTGACATCTGTAGTGTAATGTTTTATATATTGAAGTAATTGTCTGCAATTactaattttttgttttgttttgtttttgatttTGCAATAGGCTATCGATGACCTGAAAGAAATTCAGCAGGGCTTGTACTTTGAAATATTTTCTGCAATTCAGCCAATCATCAACAATAAGATTGCCAATGTTTTGCAGCTTGCAAGCCACTATAATGAACGAAGATTTTGCGCATCTGAAGATAAACAGGGTGGTTCTTGTTCAAGGCCATGGTTCAGTAATATGGCGAATTGTCTGGGTATACTCAATGATTTTGATCATATATACCGCTCGAATGGAACGGGTGATAGCCCATCTGCCGTTAGAACTGAATCAAATCAAGAAGTCTCCGTATTGAATGACCAAACATACAGCTTGCCAGAAGGCCAGAACAGGAATAAGGGTATTGCTACTAATGCTGAGATGTGCGATGACATGTGGCGTGAGCAAATCATGCCGATTAGTCAGAATGTTTATAAACAGATTAGGTTGCTTCAACAGCTCATTCCCATTAATTGCAAATACACGCCAAATGCATTGTATAAGGAGTATCTCTTGAATCTCGAAGCGTATCTTGATCGCGTTGTGGAGGATCTTCCATCAATACTCCCATCCGAAGGAGCTTTGGATTTGCTTGTCCAGAAAGGAGTTGTTTGCAACTGTTGTGGACTTTTGAATAGTCCTCTTGCTTCTGAAACTTGCAACTCGCTCGGTTGCCTTAGATAATCGGTAAGAGCGCAGTTGGTGAGAGGTTAAACGTGCCCTCTGTGACCCCCCTGAAGGTGCTTGACAATGTTAAACAAGTTGATGCAGCTGTAGGAAATGAAGTTGTCCTTTGTTTTCCTGAGTCCACTAGCAAAGGGAGTGGCTCAGCTGCGTGTTCTTCAGGTGCTACTACAAAAATCTGCAAGGCTGACTCTTTGGCTTGTGTTAACGCTGATAGAGTAGATTGCAAAGATGGTTC
Coding sequences within it:
- the LOC139837974 gene encoding uncharacterized protein, whose protein sequence is MADPGFHSRADIPDHLREAVDLHISDMFPGEMHNDLRSKLKEMWKTIFISSMIRTGRGLADQMRDMVSLLSIELKKQPCACKRKEPETENVVGGSSVAQKGDGNADTDSDYCLEDCCLERSGPCTCKGKEPETENVVGGSSVAQEYDSYADGDSDDCLELKELSGEEEVPVTALHRMLFADVLEAPRNYIEGSEKILEVGGKSVSWHSFYLAMKGGGFMDPSVMDVFLKCVDDGLDFLFIPSSLAHILDLDEADPIHLAASFAEHDLKYYSLDREEVYITCCDYSHWWVIFVDFHFRKFRVSSSLELTEAQMASTQRIVWFSL
- the LOC139837975 gene encoding protein FAR1-RELATED SEQUENCE 5-like; this encodes MCVMNYKLFGDYISFDTTFSTNKYGLPFVPIVGVNNHGSTVLFAVALLKDQTTDTFIWVLETFVQAMGGKEPKTIITDQDKAMKKAIKTVLKSTTHRNCYYHIVTKMSQKESTFFAKNTGLSEMLMYIAKNAFTPAEFEMGWNKVIEDYNASGEEHLSKLFRIRHRWVPAYFMDKFFPFSSSTGRSESTNNMWKCYSQHTDTITMFLEQYEVIQDKCLSALDKKKLTSTLKTAKLVTRHPFEKQALEQFTNDIFEKFQIEITNNTAFKVDGSLEPGRHLRLKRIVKFYNHMEFKRELFDVTFDDEKKTSCVPAKRCRGMVYIAAM